From Drosophila nasuta strain 15112-1781.00 chromosome X, ASM2355853v1, whole genome shotgun sequence, one genomic window encodes:
- the LOC132795888 gene encoding glucose dehydrogenase [FAD, quinone]-like isoform X2, with product MRDTINKVLTRLQKLKKIPALFTGLQLTDFMWNYYTEPSSRSCLGMKQGRCYWPRGRMIGGSGGVNTMLYLRGNRRDFDDWSDMGNTGWSYDEVLAYYEKSVRAVGNATHPQGYVQLSYFETPQGPPFSMIYEGAQRLGVPRVREFAEGSFVGYAQVPVTAQHGERASTGKEYLGRVSQRRNLKVIKHALVKQLHFDATAQRVEAVSFERNGHTYRVGVAKEAVLSAGAIDSPALLLRSGIGPGQEQEQLQLQVLRDLPGVGKNLQDHVLVPIFMQLQVNEPQSEKEILDSIYEYLLSRKGSLANHGTASIVGFINTNSSSDQRYPDVELHHLFMPRGRHDVLAMFVGGLSMQEQYVQYLQQLLIDSDLLCIFVLLSHPQSKGELRLRQENPNEAPLLFSNYLSHPEDMATILRGIRYQEQLLDTAAYKASGAQLTHIPIEECDAGYEYRSDDYWRCYAKYFSMTCYHQSGTLKMSPASDPEACVSPRLQLHGVDNLRVADASIMPNIVSANTNAATIMIGERAADFIAQDWAALGDDREDNRHTHDYDL from the exons ATGCGAGATACAATAAACAAAGTTCTTACACGGTTACAAAAGTTGAAAAAG ATTCCCGCACTCTTCACTGGCCTGCAGCTCACGGACTTTATGTGGAACTACTACACAGAGCCGAGTTCTCGCTCCTGCCTGGGCATGAAGCAGGGACGCTGCTACTGGCCTCGAGGCCGCATGATTGGCGGCTCCGGCGGCGTCAATACGATGCTCTATCTGCGCGGCAATCGTCGCGACTTCGACGACTGGTCCGACATGGGCAACACGGGCTGGAGCTACGACGAGGTGCTCGCCTACTATGAGAAGTCGGTGCGTGCCGTCGGCAATGCCACACATCCTCAGGGCTACGTGCAACTGAGTTACTTCGAGACGCCACAAGGCCCGCCTTTTTCTATGATCTACGAGGGAGCTCAGAGGCTGGGTGTGCCGCGGGTGCGCGAGTTCGCCGAGGGCAGCTTCGTGGGCTATGCCCAGGTGCCGGTGACAGCGCAGCACGGAGAACGTGCTTCCACTGGCAAGGAGTACTTGGGACGTGTATCGCAACGACGTAATCTGAAGGTGATCAAGCATGCGCTGGTCAAGCAGCTTCACTTCGATGCGACAGCACAACGTGTGGAGGCTGTGAGCTTTGAGCGCAACGGACACACTTACCgcgtgggcgtggccaaaGAGGCGGTGCTCTCGGCGGGCGCTATTGATTCACCAGCGCTACTGCTGCGCTCGGGAATTGGGCCAGGccaagagcaagagcagctGCAGTTACAAGTGCTCAGAGATTTGCCGGGCGTGGGCAAGAATCTTCAGGATCATGTCTTAGTTCCGATCTTCATGCAGCTGCAGGTGAACGAGCCGCAGTCTGAAAAGGAGATACTTGATAGCATCTACGAATATCTGTTGAGTCGCAAGGGTTCGTTGGCCAACCATGGCACCGCCTCCATTGTGGGCTTCATCAatacgaacagcagcagcgatcaACGCTATCCGGACGTTGAGCTGCATCATTTGTTCATGCCGCGCGGCCGTCACGATGTGCTTGCCATGTTTGTGGGCGGTCTCAGCATGCAGGAGCAGTATGTACAGTATCTGCAGCAGCTACTGATCGACTCCGATCTGCTCTGCATCTTTGTGTTGCTCTCGCATCCCCAGTCCAAGGGCGAGTTGCGTCTGCGCCAAGAAAACCCCAACGAAGCGCCGCTCCTCTTCAGCAACTATCTCTCCCATCCCGAAGATATGGCAACGATATTGCGTGGTATACGCTACCAGGAGCAACTGCTTGACACTGCCGCCTACAAGGCATCGGGTGCCCAACTCACGCACATACCCATTGAGGAGTGCGATGCCGGGTATGAGTATCGATCCGATGACTATTGGCGCTGCTATGCGAAGTACTTTTCAATGACGTGCTACCATCAGTCGGGCACTCTCAAGATGTCACCGGCCAGCGATCCAGAGGCCTGTGTCAGTCCCCGCCTTCAGCTGCACGGTGTCGACAATCTGCGTGTGGCCGATGCCAGCATTATGCCTAATATCGTCAGTGCCAATACGAATGCCGCTACCATCATGATCGGTGAAAGGGCGGCGGACTTTATTGCCCAGGACTGGGCTGCCTTAGGGGATGACCGCGAAGACAATCGCCACACCCACGACTACGACTTGTGA
- the LOC132795890 gene encoding glucose dehydrogenase [FAD, quinone]-like yields MLDTTTSNLTHATQCGTPAIGLFQGMVTMLLQSLLAAQCRVAPASLWPPDAGDHLLPQLQRQELDFDFVVIGAGSAGSVVASRLSENPNWRVLVLEAGGDPPVESEIPALSTGLQHTNFMWNYYTEPSSRSCLGMKQGRCYWPRGRMIGGSGGVNMMLYLRGNRRDFDDWSDMGNTGWSYDEVLAYYEKSVRAVGNATHPQGYVQLSYFETPQGPPFSMIYEGAQQLGVPQVREFAECSFVGYTHVPVTAQHGERASTGKEYLGRVSQRGNLKVIKHALVKQLHFDATAQRVEAVSFERNGHTYRVGVAKEAVLSAGAIDSPALLLRSGIGPGQELEQLQLRVLRDLPGVGKNLQDHVLVPIFMQLQVNEPQSEKEILDSIYEYLLSRKGSLANHGTGSIVGFINTNSSSDQRYPDVELLHQFIPRGRHDVLAMFLGGISIQEQYVQHLQQLLIDSDLLCTFVVLLHPQSKGELRLRQENPKQAPLLFSNYLSHADDIATILRGIRYQEQLLDTAAYKASGAQLTHIPIEECDAGYEYRSNDYWRCYAKYFSMTCYHQSGTLKMSPASDPEACVSPRLQLHGVDNLRVADASIMPNIVSANTNAATIMIGERAADFIAKDWAA; encoded by the exons ATGTTggacacaacaacaagcaacctCACGCATGCCACACAGTGTGGCACACCGGCCATCGGCCTGTTCCAAGGCATGGTCACCATGCTGCTCCAGAGTCTACTCGCCGCCCAGTGTCGTGTGGCACCCGCCTCCCTCTGGCCACCGGATGCAGGCGATCATTTGTTGCCCCAACTGCAGCGCCAAGAGCTGGACTTTGATTTCGTTGTGATTGGCGCTGGGTCGGCAGGATCTGTGGTTGCAAGTCGCCTCAGCGAGAATCCTAATTGGCGTGTGCTCGTCCTTGAGGCTGGAGGAGATCCCCCCGTCGAATCCGAG ATTCCCGCACTCTCCACTGGCCTGCAGCACACAAACTTCATGTGGAACTACTACACGGAGCCGAGTTCTCGCTCCTGCCTGGGCATGAAGCAGGGACGCTGTTACTGGCCACGCGGTCGCATGATTGGCGGCTCCGGCGGCGTCAATATGATGCTCTACCTGCGCGGCAATCGTCGCGATTTTGACGACTGGTCCGACATGGGCAACACGGGCTGGAGCTACGACGAGGTGCTCGCCTACTATGAGAAGTCGGTGCGTGCCGTCGGCAATGCCACACATCCTCAGGGCTACGTGCAACTGAGTTACTTCGAGACGCCACAAGGCCCGCCCTTTTCCATGATCTACGAGGGAGCTCAGCAGCTGGGTGTGCCGCAGGTCCGCGAGTTCGCCGAGTGCAGCTTCGTGGGCTATACCCATGTACCAGTGACAGCGCAGCACGGAGAACGTGCCTCCACTGGCAAGGAGTACTTGGGACGTGTATCGCAACGAGGTAATCTGAAGGTGATCAAACATGCGCTGGTCAAGCAGCTGCACTTCGATGCGACAGCACAACGTGTGGAGGCTGTGAGCTTTGAGCGCAACGGACACACCTATCgcgtgggcgtggccaaaGAGGCGGTGCTCTCGGCGGGCGCTATTGATTCacctgcgctgctgctgcgttcgGGAATTGGGCCAGGCCAAGAGCTAGAGCAGCTGCAGTTACGGGTGCTGAGGGATTTGCCGGGCGTGGGCAAGAATCTTCAGGATCATGTCTTAGTTCCGATCTTCATGCAGCTGCAGGTGAACGAGCCGCAGTCCGAAAAGGAGATACTCGACAGCATCTACGAATATTTGTTGAGTCGCAAAGGTTCGTTGGCCAACCATGGCACCGGCTCAATTGTGGGCTTCAtcaacacaaacagcagcagcgatcaACGCTATCCGGACGTTGAGCTGCTTCATCAGTTCATACCACGTGGCCGTCACGATGTGCTTGCCATGTTTTTGGGTGGTATCAGCATCCAGGAGCAGTATGTACAGCATCTGCAGCAGCTACTGATCGACTCCGATCTGCTCTGCACCTTTGTAGTGCTCTTGCATCCCCAGTCCAAGGGCGAGTTGCGTCTGCGCCAAGAAAACCCCAAACAAGCCCCGCTTCTCTTCAGCAACTATCTGTCCCATGCCGATGATATTGCAACGATATTGCGTGGCATACGCTACCAGGAGCAACTGCTCGACACTGCCGCCTACAAGGCATCCGGTGCCCAACTCACGCACATACCCATTGAGGAGTGCGATGCAGGGTATGAGTATCGATCCAATGACTATTGGCGCTGCTATGCGAAGTACTTTTCAATGACGTGCTACCATCAGTCGGGCACCCTCAAGATGTCACCGGCCAGCGATCCGGAGGCCTGTGTCAGTCCCCGCCTTCAGCTGCACGGTGTCGACAATCTGCGTGTGGCCGATGCCAGCATTATGCCTAATATCGTCAGTGCCAATACGAATGCCGCTACCATCATGATCGGTGAAAGGGCGGCGGACTTTATTGCCAAGGACTGGGCTGCCTGA